Proteins from a single region of Desulfolutivibrio sulfoxidireducens:
- a CDS encoding 3-isopropylmalate dehydratase small subunit — translation MFHGKAHKVGVHIDTDAIIPAKFLVTTDPVELGANCMSGLEPGWVERVRKGDILVAGENFGCGSSREHAPVAILGAGIPVVAAHSFARIFYRNGFNMGLTLLEIGDGVEKIHDGDELRVDADAGVIENVTTGETIPCAPVPAFMREILDRGGLAGYVKDQLEKRA, via the coding sequence ATGTTCCATGGAAAAGCGCACAAGGTCGGGGTGCATATCGACACCGACGCCATCATACCGGCCAAGTTTCTGGTCACCACGGACCCTGTGGAGTTGGGTGCGAACTGCATGTCCGGGCTTGAGCCGGGCTGGGTGGAGAGGGTGAGGAAGGGCGATATCTTGGTCGCCGGGGAGAATTTCGGCTGCGGGTCGTCGCGGGAACATGCCCCGGTGGCGATTTTGGGGGCCGGGATTCCGGTGGTTGCGGCGCACAGTTTTGCCAGGATTTTTTACAGGAACGGGTTCAATATGGGGCTGACCTTGCTTGAGATCGGGGACGGGGTTGAGAAGATACATGATGGCGATGAGTTGCGTGTGGACGCGGACGCCGGGGTGATTGAAAATGTCACCACGGGGGAGACGATTCCCTGCGCCCCGGTGCCGGCGTTCATGCGCGAGATTTTGGACAGGGGCGGTCTGGCCGGCTACGTCAAGGACCAGTTGGAAAAGCGGGCCTAG
- the leuB gene encoding 3-isopropylmalate dehydrogenase, translating to MKYRMCVLPGDGIGPEIVAQAVRVLDRVGEVFGHGFECATQLIGGAAIDATGGPLPEETLVAAKASDAVLLGAVGGPKWDAMDKAVRPEKGLLGIRKELGLFANLRPARLFDVLKNACCLRPDIVGQGLDVMVVRELTGGAYFGQPRGEETRGGERVAFNTMIYSESEIRRIAKVGFETARKRSGKLCSVDKANVLDVSQLWREVVIDEARNHSDVELSHMYVDNAAMQLVRAPSQFDVIVTENLFGDILSDEAAVITGSIGMLPSASLGAGGPGLYEPIHGSAPDIAGKDLANPLATILSVAMMFTHSLDLPAEAAAVERAVAEVLGQGYRTGDIMSPGGALVGCSRMGELVAGAIRA from the coding sequence ATGAAATATCGAATGTGCGTGTTGCCGGGCGACGGCATCGGCCCGGAGATCGTGGCCCAGGCCGTGCGGGTCCTGGACAGGGTGGGCGAGGTGTTCGGGCATGGGTTCGAATGCGCGACGCAACTGATCGGCGGCGCGGCCATCGACGCCACGGGCGGGCCGCTGCCGGAGGAGACCTTGGTCGCGGCCAAGGCCTCGGACGCGGTGCTTCTGGGCGCGGTGGGCGGTCCGAAGTGGGACGCCATGGACAAGGCCGTGCGGCCGGAGAAGGGCCTTTTGGGGATACGCAAGGAATTGGGCCTGTTCGCCAACCTGCGTCCGGCCAGGCTTTTCGATGTCTTAAAGAACGCGTGTTGCCTGCGTCCGGACATCGTGGGCCAGGGCCTGGACGTCATGGTGGTCCGGGAGCTCACGGGCGGGGCCTATTTCGGCCAGCCCCGGGGTGAGGAGACGCGCGGCGGCGAGCGCGTGGCCTTTAACACCATGATCTATTCCGAGTCCGAGATTCGCCGCATCGCCAAGGTGGGCTTCGAGACAGCCAGAAAGCGTAGCGGAAAATTGTGCTCGGTGGACAAGGCCAACGTGCTCGATGTCTCGCAGTTGTGGCGCGAGGTGGTCATTGACGAGGCCCGGAACCATTCGGACGTGGAGCTCTCCCACATGTACGTGGACAACGCGGCCATGCAGCTCGTGCGCGCCCCGTCCCAGTTCGACGTCATCGTCACCGAGAACCTGTTCGGGGACATTTTATCCGACGAGGCGGCGGTGATCACCGGGTCCATCGGCATGCTGCCCTCGGCGTCTCTCGGCGCGGGCGGTCCCGGGCTCTACGAGCCGATTCACGGCTCGGCCCCGGATATCGCGGGGAAAGACCTGGCCAATCCGTTGGCCACGATCCTGTCCGTGGCCATGATGTTCACGCACTCCCTGGATCTGCCCGCCGAGGCCGCGGCGGTGGAGCGGGCCGTTGCCGAGGTGCTTGGCCAGGGGTATCGCACGGGCGACATCATGAGCCCCGGCGGAGCCCTTGTCGGCTGCTCACGGATGGGGGAGCTGGTGGCCGGAGCCATCCGGGCGTAG
- the leuC gene encoding 3-isopropylmalate dehydratase large subunit: MRRTLAEKILAEKSGQEDVAPGRIVRCPLSLVLANDITAPLAIKAMAKMGADAVFDREKVVIVCDHFTPNKDIDSAEQVKFCREFARKMGLVNYFEGGNVGVEHALLPELGLVGPGDVVVGGDSHTCTYGGLGAFATGLGSTDIGAAMALGETWFKVPPTIKVVLAGKLAPFVGAKDLMLRLIGMIGVSGALYKALEFTGPLATSLSVEGRMTMANMAIEAGAKVGLFAADDITAVYAAAHGRMDAPLLSADPGATYEREVVIDATSLSPQVACPHLPDNVKPVEELSSITIDQAVIGSCTNGRIEDLRVAAAILKGKKAAKNVRLIILPATPAIWKEALHEGLLEIFMDAGAIIGPPTCGPCLGGHMGILAGGERAIATTNRNFKGRMGSLDSEVYLASPAVAAASALTGVITHPGRV, encoded by the coding sequence ATGCGCCGCACTTTAGCCGAAAAGATCCTTGCCGAAAAAAGCGGCCAGGAGGACGTCGCCCCGGGACGCATCGTGCGTTGCCCCCTGTCCCTGGTCCTGGCCAATGACATCACCGCCCCCCTGGCCATCAAGGCCATGGCCAAAATGGGCGCGGACGCCGTCTTCGACCGGGAAAAGGTGGTCATCGTCTGCGACCACTTCACCCCCAACAAGGACATCGACTCCGCCGAACAGGTCAAGTTCTGCCGCGAGTTCGCCCGCAAAATGGGCCTGGTCAACTACTTCGAGGGCGGCAACGTGGGCGTCGAACACGCGCTTCTGCCCGAACTGGGCCTTGTCGGCCCGGGCGACGTGGTGGTCGGCGGCGACTCCCATACCTGTACCTACGGCGGCCTCGGGGCCTTCGCCACCGGCCTCGGCTCGACCGACATCGGCGCGGCCATGGCCCTGGGCGAGACCTGGTTCAAGGTCCCGCCCACCATCAAGGTCGTCCTGGCCGGCAAGCTGGCCCCCTTCGTCGGGGCCAAGGACCTGATGCTTAGGCTCATCGGCATGATCGGCGTCTCCGGGGCCCTGTACAAGGCCCTGGAATTCACCGGTCCCCTGGCCACGAGCCTCTCCGTGGAAGGCCGCATGACCATGGCCAACATGGCCATCGAGGCCGGGGCCAAGGTCGGACTCTTTGCCGCCGACGACATCACCGCCGTCTACGCCGCCGCCCACGGCCGCATGGACGCGCCGCTTCTGAGCGCCGACCCCGGCGCGACCTACGAGCGCGAGGTGGTCATCGACGCCACCTCCCTCTCCCCCCAGGTGGCCTGCCCGCATCTGCCTGATAACGTCAAACCCGTGGAGGAACTGTCCTCCATCACCATCGATCAGGCCGTCATCGGCTCCTGCACCAACGGCCGCATCGAGGACCTGCGCGTGGCCGCCGCCATCCTCAAAGGCAAAAAGGCCGCCAAAAACGTGCGCCTGATCATCCTCCCGGCCACCCCGGCCATCTGGAAGGAGGCCCTTCACGAGGGACTTCTCGAAATCTTCATGGACGCCGGGGCCATCATCGGGCCGCCCACCTGCGGCCCCTGCCTCGGCGGACACATGGGCATCCTGGCCGGCGGCGAACGGGCCATCGCCACCACCAACCGCAACTTCAAGGGCCGCATGGGCAGCCTCGACAGCGAAGTCTACCTGGCCAGCCCCGCCGTGGCCGCCGCCAGCGCGTTGACCGGAGTCATTACGCATCCGGGGAGGGTGTAG
- the pssA gene encoding CDP-diacylglycerol--serine O-phosphatidyltransferase translates to MDNEAPRSARKGVYILPNMLTVASLFCGFMGILWAIEGRFDLTSLAILASCLFDGLDGKVARLTGTSSDFGVQLDSLCDLVAFGVAPAIMLYQWELHAFGRLGIMASFLMVACGALRLARFNVQTATGGKKFFVGLPIPAAGCTVATLFLFTPYLPDDISQAVIPKACLVLAYLLSFLMVSRVRYASFKEFGLIKAHPFRAMVTAILLFVLVASEPKLLGFLFFFGYMLSGLVYTFLILPRRSRLLRESLQELS, encoded by the coding sequence ATGGACAACGAAGCCCCCAGGTCCGCCCGAAAGGGCGTCTACATCCTGCCCAACATGCTCACCGTGGCCAGCCTTTTTTGCGGCTTCATGGGCATCCTGTGGGCCATCGAGGGGCGCTTCGACCTGACCTCCCTGGCCATTCTGGCCAGTTGCCTGTTCGACGGCCTGGACGGCAAGGTGGCCCGGCTGACGGGTACCTCCAGCGATTTCGGGGTCCAGCTCGATTCCCTGTGCGATCTGGTGGCCTTCGGCGTGGCCCCGGCCATCATGCTCTATCAGTGGGAACTGCACGCCTTCGGCCGTCTGGGAATCATGGCCTCCTTCCTTATGGTGGCCTGCGGGGCGCTCAGGCTGGCCCGGTTCAACGTCCAGACCGCAACCGGCGGCAAGAAGTTTTTTGTGGGTCTGCCCATTCCGGCCGCCGGATGTACCGTGGCCACCCTGTTTTTGTTTACTCCGTACCTGCCTGACGACATCTCCCAGGCCGTCATCCCCAAGGCCTGCCTGGTCCTGGCCTATCTCCTGTCTTTTCTCATGGTCAGCCGGGTGCGCTACGCCTCCTTCAAGGAATTCGGGCTGATCAAGGCCCATCCGTTCCGGGCCATGGTCACGGCCATCCTGCTCTTCGTCCTGGTGGCCTCCGAACCCAAGCTCTTGGGATTTCTCTTCTTTTTCGGTTACATGCTGTCCGGTCTGGTCTACACCTTTCTTATCCTTCCCCGCCGGTCCCGTCTGCTACGGGAGTCCCTCCAGGAACTCTCGTAA
- a CDS encoding phosphatidylserine decarboxylase family protein: protein MRGDYSPFGLALDGLPIIGVVALAALVAALLRWPYAAVFFLLCTAFCVQFFRDPERVIPDGPGLAVSPADGRVVRLGRAPDPLTGEMKDVVCIFMNVFNVHVNRVPVAGTIQRIEYFPGKFVNADLDKASTDNERNVVVIADQEGRSFTVVQIAGLIARRIVCRAKPGDAFSRGERFGMIKFGSRVDVYLPHGYHQAVTMDQTVVAGQTVIAQKRP from the coding sequence ATGCGCGGCGACTATTCCCCCTTCGGGCTGGCCCTGGACGGCCTGCCCATCATCGGCGTGGTGGCCCTGGCGGCCCTGGTCGCGGCGCTTTTGCGCTGGCCCTACGCCGCCGTCTTTTTCCTTTTGTGCACGGCCTTTTGCGTGCAGTTTTTTCGCGACCCGGAGCGGGTGATCCCGGACGGACCGGGACTTGCCGTCTCGCCCGCTGACGGCCGGGTGGTCCGGCTGGGACGGGCCCCCGACCCCCTGACCGGGGAGATGAAGGACGTGGTGTGCATCTTCATGAACGTCTTCAATGTCCATGTGAACCGCGTGCCCGTGGCCGGAACCATCCAACGGATCGAATATTTTCCGGGAAAGTTCGTGAACGCCGACCTGGACAAGGCCTCCACGGACAACGAGCGCAACGTCGTGGTGATCGCCGACCAGGAGGGCCGCTCCTTTACCGTGGTCCAGATCGCGGGACTCATCGCCCGGCGCATCGTCTGCCGGGCCAAGCCCGGGGACGCGTTTTCCCGGGGGGAGCGTTTCGGCATGATCAAGTTCGGGTCCAGGGTTGACGTGTATTTGCCACATGGTTATCATCAGGCGGTAACAATGGATCAGACGGTCGTGGCCGGGCAGACCGTCATCGCCCAGAAAAGACCGTAA
- a CDS encoding 2-isopropylmalate synthase, producing MSERVYIFDTTLRDGEQSPGATMTPQEKVRMARQLETLGVDIIEAGFPAASDGDFESVRMIAAAVKNVQVAALCRALTSDIDRGFAAIKDAVNPRIHTFIATSELHMKHKLGKAPHEVMDMAKAAVSHAASLTKNVEFSAEDASRSEPEFLAAMCELAIEAGATTVNIPDTVGYAQPAEFAELIRFLLGRVKNSRKAVFAVHCHNDLGLAAANTLAALAAGARQAEVTLSGIGERAGNAALEQVVMALRTRPNYYNLETGIDSEQIYPSCRLLSRVIGMPIPPYQSIIGRNAFAHESGIHQHGMLKDRRTYEIMTPQSIGRAGTEMVLGKHSGRHALKAKIEQLNYRLADDQIDAVFEAVKELADRKKQIYDEDVESLILEKIFRIPDKYRLKYLTVLSGNIEMSPSAAVLMEIDGVEVKTSAFGVGPVDAAFHAISDLTGKKPELDSYMVNAITGGADAQGEVTVRIRDGQKTSVGRGSHDDIIVASALAYLNALNRMAKKEEERECAAL from the coding sequence ATGTCCGAACGCGTGTATATTTTCGACACCACCTTGCGCGATGGGGAACAGTCCCCCGGCGCCACCATGACCCCCCAGGAAAAGGTCCGCATGGCCCGCCAACTCGAAACCCTGGGCGTGGACATCATCGAGGCCGGTTTTCCGGCCGCCAGCGACGGCGACTTCGAATCCGTGCGCATGATCGCCGCAGCCGTCAAGAACGTCCAGGTGGCCGCCTTGTGCCGGGCCCTGACCTCGGACATCGATCGCGGCTTCGCGGCCATAAAAGACGCGGTCAATCCGCGCATCCACACCTTTATCGCCACCTCCGAGCTGCACATGAAACATAAGCTCGGGAAAGCGCCGCACGAGGTCATGGACATGGCCAAAGCCGCCGTGTCCCACGCCGCCTCCCTGACCAAAAACGTGGAATTCTCCGCCGAGGACGCCTCCCGCTCCGAGCCCGAATTCCTGGCCGCCATGTGCGAACTGGCCATCGAGGCCGGGGCCACCACCGTGAACATCCCTGATACCGTGGGCTACGCCCAGCCCGCCGAATTCGCGGAACTGATCCGCTTTCTGCTCGGCCGGGTCAAAAACAGCCGCAAGGCCGTCTTTGCCGTGCATTGCCACAACGATCTGGGCCTGGCCGCGGCCAACACCCTGGCCGCCCTGGCCGCCGGGGCCCGACAGGCCGAGGTCACCCTGTCCGGCATCGGCGAGCGGGCCGGAAACGCCGCCCTGGAGCAGGTGGTCATGGCCCTTCGAACCAGGCCCAACTACTACAATCTGGAGACGGGCATCGACTCGGAGCAGATCTACCCCTCCTGCCGGCTGCTCTCCCGGGTCATCGGCATGCCCATCCCGCCGTATCAGTCCATTATCGGGCGCAACGCCTTTGCCCACGAGTCCGGCATCCACCAGCATGGCATGCTCAAGGACCGCCGCACCTACGAGATCATGACCCCCCAGTCCATCGGCCGGGCCGGGACCGAGATGGTCCTCGGCAAGCACTCCGGACGCCACGCGCTCAAGGCCAAGATCGAACAGCTCAACTACCGCCTTGCCGATGACCAGATCGACGCCGTGTTCGAGGCCGTCAAGGAACTGGCCGACCGCAAAAAACAGATCTACGACGAGGACGTGGAATCGCTTATCCTGGAAAAGATCTTCCGCATCCCGGACAAGTACCGCCTCAAATACCTGACCGTGCTCTCCGGCAACATCGAGATGTCCCCCTCGGCCGCCGTGCTCATGGAGATCGACGGCGTCGAGGTCAAGACCTCGGCCTTCGGCGTGGGGCCTGTGGACGCCGCCTTCCACGCCATAAGCGACCTGACCGGGAAGAAACCCGAACTCGATTCCTACATGGTCAACGCCATCACCGGCGGCGCCGACGCCCAGGGCGAGGTCACCGTGCGCATCCGCGACGGCCAGAAGACCTCGGTCGGACGCGGCTCCCATGACGACATCATCGTGGCCAGCGCCCTGGCCTACTTGAACGCCCTTAACCGGATGGCCAAAAAAGAGGAGGAACGCGAATGCGCCGCACTTTAG